A window from Kovacikia minuta CCNUW1 encodes these proteins:
- a CDS encoding alpha/beta fold hydrolase — MTDITYVLVHGSWMGKFCWSEVIPRLEDKGYTVISLDLPAHGDDPTPPESVSLEGYRDSVVAAIGARHNIILVGHSMSGMVISAVAEAIPEQIEALVYLCAYLPRNGESLYQLALEDNETEMMSHWR, encoded by the coding sequence ATGACTGACATTACCTACGTCTTGGTTCATGGTTCATGGATGGGAAAGTTCTGTTGGTCTGAAGTTATACCTCGGCTTGAAGATAAGGGGTATACAGTCATCAGTCTGGATCTCCCGGCTCATGGTGATGATCCAACACCGCCGGAATCTGTATCACTAGAAGGTTATCGTGATTCTGTAGTTGCCGCGATCGGAGCGCGTCACAATATTATTCTGGTTGGGCATAGCATGTCAGGAATGGTGATTTCAGCCGTTGCAGAAGCTATTCCAGAGCAGATCGAAGCCTTAGTTTATCTATGTGCCTACTTACCTCGAAATGGTGAGAGCCTCTACCAACTCGCATTGGAGGACAACGAGACTGAAATGATGTCTCACTGGAGGTAG
- a CDS encoding DUF6745 domain-containing protein, with protein sequence MSSNPAVLTPEQEQLIPVYREKWKQLARSTQRVNRQKASEAIQALYQFMDRQPPDVYFFDSPYSALKAIKYELLERVKDELIGSTQVILEDFIDKLMYPPLSSPFVPATDFYFHYLREALRQRLYDETTSQVSIVEVATSQIQEVYFEDFRLDSSYYESFRIEDWVPYGCLHEFCLSVMGENNCTRQEWEIFQAVSSNLYRAYLYQNICVVSDRPTKLSIDKHDRVHANNEPAIEFADGFGIYASRGHYIRHRMLEA encoded by the coding sequence ATGTCATCTAACCCTGCTGTACTAACTCCCGAACAGGAACAATTAATTCCGGTCTATAGAGAAAAGTGGAAACAGCTTGCTCGTTCTACTCAACGTGTTAACCGTCAAAAAGCATCTGAGGCAATTCAAGCCCTCTATCAATTTATGGATAGGCAGCCACCTGATGTTTACTTTTTTGACAGCCCTTATTCAGCATTAAAAGCTATTAAGTACGAACTTTTGGAACGAGTAAAGGATGAGCTTATCGGTTCAACTCAGGTCATCCTAGAGGATTTCATTGATAAACTCATGTATCCACCGCTTTCATCCCCTTTTGTTCCTGCGACTGATTTCTATTTTCACTACCTGAGGGAAGCTCTACGGCAGAGATTGTATGACGAAACAACGAGCCAAGTCTCCATCGTAGAAGTGGCTACCTCCCAGATTCAAGAAGTCTATTTTGAAGATTTCAGACTTGATTCTTCCTACTATGAGAGTTTTAGGATTGAAGACTGGGTTCCTTACGGCTGTCTCCATGAGTTTTGTCTTTCGGTTATGGGCGAGAATAACTGCACACGACAAGAATGGGAGATATTCCAGGCAGTTTCATCAAATCTCTACAGAGCGTATCTCTATCAAAACATTTGTGTTGTTAGTGATAGACCAACTAAGCTTTCCATAGATAAGCATGATCGTGTTCATGCGAACAATGAACCTGCAATTGAATTTGCTGATGGTTTCGGTATTTACGCTAGTAGGGGGCATTATATTCGTCACAGAATGCTGGAAGCCTGA